A DNA window from Ornithinimicrobium humiphilum contains the following coding sequences:
- the rfbB gene encoding dTDP-glucose 4,6-dehydratase translates to MRRLLVTGGAGFIGSNFVHHVVGATDAQVVVLDAFTYAASPEALEGLPADRVRVVRGDVCDAALADSLVAELAESGDGAVVHFAAESHNDNSLHDPSPFVTTNIVGTFTLLEAVRRHGVRLHHVSTDEVYGDLELDDPERFTETTAYRPSSPYSASKAGADHLVRAWVRSFGVAATLSNCSNNYGPWQHVEKFIPRQVTNLLDGGRVKLYGSGANVRDWIHAEDHSSAVLRILQDGAVGETYLIGADGERSNLEVVRLILELMGRDPGDFDHVTDRAGHDLRYAIDSTKLRTELGWEPRYTSFEEGLERTIAWYADHRDWWGPKKAAIEAAYAAKGQ, encoded by the coding sequence ATGCGACGCCTTCTCGTGACCGGTGGTGCGGGGTTCATCGGGTCGAACTTCGTGCATCACGTGGTGGGGGCCACGGACGCGCAGGTGGTGGTGCTGGACGCGTTCACCTATGCCGCGTCTCCGGAGGCGTTGGAGGGGTTGCCTGCGGATCGGGTGCGGGTGGTGCGTGGTGATGTGTGCGACGCGGCCCTGGCCGACTCCTTGGTGGCTGAGCTCGCGGAGTCCGGCGATGGTGCGGTGGTGCACTTCGCGGCGGAGTCGCACAACGACAACTCGTTGCACGACCCCTCGCCGTTCGTGACGACGAACATCGTGGGCACGTTCACGTTGCTGGAGGCGGTGCGCCGCCACGGGGTGCGGTTGCACCACGTGTCGACGGACGAGGTGTACGGGGACCTGGAGCTGGATGACCCGGAGCGGTTCACCGAGACCACCGCCTACCGGCCCTCCTCGCCGTACTCGGCGTCGAAGGCGGGGGCGGACCACCTGGTGCGGGCGTGGGTGCGTTCGTTCGGGGTGGCGGCGACGTTGTCGAACTGCTCGAACAACTACGGCCCGTGGCAGCACGTGGAGAAGTTCATCCCGCGCCAGGTCACGAACCTGCTCGACGGGGGCCGGGTCAAGCTCTACGGGTCCGGCGCGAACGTGCGGGACTGGATCCATGCCGAGGACCACTCCAGCGCGGTCCTGCGGATCCTGCAGGACGGGGCGGTCGGGGAGACGTACCTGATCGGCGCGGACGGGGAGAGGTCGAACCTGGAGGTGGTGCGGTTGATCCTGGAGCTGATGGGCCGCGACCCGGGCGACTTCGACCACGTGACCGACCGGGCCGGGCACGACCTGCGGTATGCGATCGACTCGACGAAGCTGCGGACCGAGCTGGGCTGGGAGCCGCGGTACACCTCCTTCGAGGAGGGCCTGGAGCGCACGATCGCCTGGTACGCCGACCACCGGGACTGGTGGGGGCCGAAGAAGGCCGCGATCGAGGCGGCCTACGCGGCCAAGGGCCAGTGA
- a CDS encoding sugar nucleotide-binding protein has translation MTGGQGVRGTSIPGLVVVDLTVHADARGWFKENWQRARMTAAGLPDFGPVQHSVAHNTAVGTTRGIHAEPWDKFVSVVHGRAFGAWVDLREGPTFGTVHTEVLDPATAVFVPRGVGNSYQTLEAETVYSYLVNDHWSPHAEYTMLNLADETVAIDWPIPLSQAVVSEKDLTHPRLADVTPVAPPATLVLGADGQVGRALLQVLPGAQGVTRAELDLAVPGAVEGFDFTGVGTVVNAAAYTAVDAAQTVEGRAVAWATNATGVAALARAATRYRFTLVHYSSDYVFDGTAGAYDEDAPLAPLGVYGQSKAAGDLAVVATPRHYVIRTSWVVGDGRNFVATMAALADQGRPVTVVDDQVGRLSFATDLGAGTLHLLTTGAPYGTYNLTGSGEPASWADLARAVYTSRGADPALVTPTTTDAWAAEKPGPVAPRPPRSVLSLDKITATGFTPTDQHRGLATYLRSFPPGTGA, from the coding sequence GTGACGGGCGGTCAGGGGGTGCGGGGCACGTCGATCCCGGGGTTGGTCGTGGTGGACCTGACGGTCCATGCCGACGCGCGGGGCTGGTTCAAGGAGAACTGGCAGCGCGCTCGTATGACGGCGGCGGGGTTGCCGGACTTCGGGCCGGTGCAGCACTCGGTCGCGCACAACACCGCGGTGGGCACGACCCGCGGGATCCATGCCGAGCCGTGGGACAAGTTCGTCTCGGTCGTGCACGGCCGCGCGTTCGGCGCCTGGGTCGACCTGCGTGAAGGTCCGACGTTCGGGACCGTCCACACCGAGGTGCTGGATCCGGCCACGGCGGTGTTCGTGCCCCGCGGTGTCGGCAACTCCTACCAGACCCTGGAGGCGGAGACGGTCTACTCCTACCTCGTCAACGACCACTGGTCGCCGCACGCCGAGTACACGATGCTCAACCTCGCCGACGAGACCGTCGCCATCGACTGGCCCATCCCGTTGAGCCAGGCCGTGGTCTCGGAGAAGGACCTGACCCACCCGCGCCTGGCCGACGTGACCCCCGTCGCGCCGCCGGCAACACTGGTCCTGGGTGCGGACGGGCAGGTCGGCAGGGCCCTCCTTCAGGTGCTGCCGGGCGCGCAGGGCGTGACCCGGGCCGAGCTGGACCTGGCGGTCCCGGGCGCGGTCGAGGGCTTCGACTTCACCGGTGTCGGCACGGTGGTCAACGCCGCCGCCTACACCGCGGTCGACGCCGCGCAGACTGTCGAGGGTCGGGCGGTGGCGTGGGCGACCAACGCCACCGGTGTCGCCGCGCTGGCGCGGGCTGCGACCCGGTACCGGTTCACCCTCGTGCACTACTCCAGCGACTACGTCTTCGACGGCACCGCCGGGGCGTACGACGAGGACGCGCCCCTGGCGCCGCTGGGGGTGTACGGGCAGTCCAAGGCCGCCGGTGACCTCGCCGTCGTGGCCACACCGCGGCACTACGTGATCCGCACGTCCTGGGTCGTCGGGGACGGCCGCAACTTCGTGGCGACCATGGCCGCCCTGGCCGACCAGGGCAGGCCGGTGACGGTGGTGGACGACCAGGTCGGGCGGCTCTCGTTCGCGACCGACCTCGGCGCCGGCACCCTGCACCTGCTCACCACCGGTGCGCCGTACGGGACCTACAACCTCACCGGCAGCGGCGAACCGGCCAGCTGGGCCGACCTCGCCCGTGCCGTCTACACCTCCCGCGGGGCCGACCCGGCCCTGGTCACCCCCACCACCACCGACGCGTGGGCCGCCGAGAAGCCGGGCCCGGTCGCGCCCCGCCCGCCCCGCTCGGTCCTGTCCCTGGACAAGATCACCGCCACCGGGTTCACCCCGACCGACCAGCACCGGGGCCTGGCCACCTACCTGAGGTCGTTCCCGCCCGGGACCGGAGCCTGA
- a CDS encoding acyltransferase family protein, translated as MTSPSPPAGRLAGIDTLRGLSAVAVLVCHIAGYWAFLTLPGKLPQLMALGAHGVDVFIVISGFVLFVPVVRASGRLDARQFYGRRALRILPAYYLALAIAAVLAMSPATWDLVVAQQASWPELVLHALGVQTWFPGALGTINGSLWSVSLELHLYLVFPLLVLVWRRWGMTPLLLGSVVLAAAWSATDGWGVTGPVGFGLGDGHALPSRLLQFVAGMWCATRVVPGREGRGAAWAVASVGTGVLAVVATSTDQHEVVKHVVWAALGVSLVMLMCSARPRPERLAITESFGERAYSFYLLHQPVLFLLAPVVARFPGGWTVQLLLGGLVSLAVTTVLAYLMYRTVEAPTHRLGRRLFPSPTRRPGAVGQAPVPGGNDLR; from the coding sequence ATGACGTCGCCCTCGCCCCCGGCAGGACGACTGGCGGGGATCGACACGCTGCGGGGTCTGTCCGCCGTGGCGGTGCTCGTGTGCCACATCGCCGGCTACTGGGCCTTCCTGACGCTGCCCGGCAAGCTGCCCCAGCTCATGGCGCTCGGGGCCCACGGTGTGGACGTCTTCATCGTGATCTCCGGCTTCGTGCTCTTCGTGCCGGTCGTCCGGGCCTCCGGCCGGCTGGACGCGCGGCAGTTCTACGGGCGCCGGGCGCTGCGGATCCTGCCCGCCTACTATCTGGCGCTGGCCATCGCCGCCGTCCTCGCCATGTCCCCGGCGACCTGGGACCTCGTGGTGGCCCAGCAGGCGTCCTGGCCCGAGCTGGTGCTGCACGCCCTGGGCGTCCAGACCTGGTTCCCGGGTGCGCTCGGGACGATCAACGGATCGCTCTGGAGCGTGTCCCTCGAGCTGCACCTCTACCTGGTGTTCCCCCTCCTCGTCCTGGTCTGGCGCCGGTGGGGGATGACGCCCCTGCTCCTGGGGTCCGTGGTCCTGGCTGCCGCCTGGAGCGCCACCGACGGATGGGGGGTCACCGGGCCGGTCGGGTTCGGCCTGGGTGACGGCCATGCCCTACCGTCCCGTCTGCTCCAGTTCGTCGCGGGTATGTGGTGCGCCACCCGCGTGGTGCCCGGCCGGGAGGGGCGCGGGGCCGCCTGGGCGGTGGCATCCGTGGGCACCGGCGTGCTGGCTGTCGTCGCCACCTCGACCGACCAGCACGAGGTCGTCAAGCACGTGGTGTGGGCCGCGCTCGGGGTTTCCCTCGTCATGCTCATGTGCAGCGCGCGACCGCGGCCCGAGCGTCTGGCGATCACCGAGTCCTTCGGCGAACGCGCCTACAGCTTCTACCTCCTCCACCAGCCGGTGCTCTTCCTCCTGGCGCCGGTCGTCGCCCGGTTCCCGGGGGGATGGACGGTGCAGCTGCTGCTCGGGGGGCTGGTCTCGCTCGCCGTGACCACCGTGCTCGCGTACCTGATGTACCGGACGGTCGAGGCTCCGACCCACCGGCTCGGGCGGCGGCTGTTCCCCAGCCCGACCAGGCGGCCGGGTGCCGTGGGTCAGGCTCCGGTCCCGGGCGGGAACGACCTCAGGTAG